ACCGGCGGTGCCGCCTTCGACCTGGGCAGCGGCAGGGTGCGGTGGAAGCCCACGGTCGGCTCCGACGGCTGCCGCGACCGCGGCTACGGCGGCGGCCCCGCCCTGGTCGCCGTCCGCCAGTGCGGCACCCCGGACCGGCCCCGGCTGACCGTGCAGCGCCTCGACCCCCTGAGCGGTCGGCCCGTCTTCTCGTACCGCCTCCCCGAGGCCACCGACAGCGCGAACATCGTCTCCGCCGATCCGCTGGTGATCGCCGCCGACGTGGGCGACACCGCCGGGGCGGGGGGCTTCTCGGACCTGTTCTCGGTCGACGCGAAAGGACGTCAGCTCGCCCGGATTCCCGCCACCGGCGACGCCTTCGCGACGGACTGCGCCAGTACCGAGGCCGAGAGCTGCCGGCTGATCGCCGTCGGCAACGGCCGGGTCTATCTGCCGACCTCCGAACGGGAGGGGGCGTCCGGCTTCCGCAACACCAACGACCTGGTCTCGTACGACCTCCGCACGGGCAGGCCCACCCCCGGCCGGCTGGCGGCGGGCGGCTCCCACATGATCTACCCGCTGCGGATGGACGGCGGCGACGTCATCGCCTACCGCACCCCGTCGCACGACTCCGGCGGCCAGGTGGTCAGCGTCGACGGCGCGGGCTTCGAGCAGACCGTGCTGATGAGCAACCCGGACGAGGAGCGGACCCGTCGGGCGGAGAGCGGTTTTCCGGTCTCCTCCGACGACATCGTCTACGACCGGGGACGGCTCTATCTGAGCGCCACCCTGATGAGCCCGTCGTCCACGGAGGACGGGCAACTGATTCTGGCCTTCACGACCGCCGACTGATTTTCTCGCTACGGTCGCACCCCAGGCCCGGTATATCGGTACTCCGGTGTACTGGGCCAGGGTCAAGACCGATCGGCGCCATGTGTCGGTCACAGGTCATGTGTTGGTCATGGTGTGGTCATAACCATCCCCGTGCGGCGTCTGATTCCGCACGATGGGGGACTTCTGTTGGGTTGTGGCCGCGCACAGTCGAACAAGCGTGTAGCTTGCCGGGTCAGGCCCGGGAGCCGGGGCTGCGGGGGAGTGGGGGTTTGCTCGATGGGCGTGCGGCTCATGGTGGTCGACGATCACCGACTGCTCGCGGAGGCGCTCGCGTCGGCCTTGAAGCTGCGCGGGCACCGGGTGCTCGCGGCGGCGGCACCGGCGGCGGGCGCCGCTGACCTGGTGGTCAGCAGGGCGCCTGAGGTCTGTCTGCTGGGGACGGCGGGGCCGGCCGAGCCGGGTGCCTTTGATCCGGTGGTGAAGATCAAACGGGAGCGGCCCCAGGTGGCCGTCGTGGTCCTGGGACCCGTGCCCAGCCCCCGGGGGATCGCGGCGGCGTTCGCCGCGGGAGCCTCCGGCTATGTCCGCCACGACGAGCGGATCGAGGGCGTGGAACGGGCCATGATGAAGGCCCGCGCGGGTGAGGCGGTCGTCGCCCCCGCCCTGCTCCAGGGCGCCTTCGCGGAGCTGCTGAACCCGGTGGCCCAGCCCGACGACGAGGGGCAGCGGC
The nucleotide sequence above comes from Streptomyces clavuligerus. Encoded proteins:
- a CDS encoding PQQ-binding-like beta-propeller repeat protein, giving the protein MTQPPPPGAPQSPGFGPPQPPPPGGFGAPQPQPGPPWPGYAYQPPAPPPLPPQPPPSGGDGRGTRALIVVAALAAMALIVGGGVWYSHSRDDDGGAAAAADRGGGGRGGEEAGREEAGREKVPERVGSRVAFRLPEPPVEDITDVGGAWTTEQLFVKPGIRSVVGHRAKDGTAAWTLDLPGQICAASRHQSADGGAAFLFEPARRTAPRHFQPCTEVGVVDLGTGALRWRTSVTSATGGDQKVSFSEVTQSGRTVAAGGVTGGAAFDLGSGRVRWKPTVGSDGCRDRGYGGGPALVAVRQCGTPDRPRLTVQRLDPLSGRPVFSYRLPEATDSANIVSADPLVIAADVGDTAGAGGFSDLFSVDAKGRQLARIPATGDAFATDCASTEAESCRLIAVGNGRVYLPTSEREGASGFRNTNDLVSYDLRTGRPTPGRLAAGGSHMIYPLRMDGGDVIAYRTPSHDSGGQVVSVDGAGFEQTVLMSNPDEERTRRAESGFPVSSDDIVYDRGRLYLSATLMSPSSTEDGQLILAFTTAD
- a CDS encoding response regulator transcription factor; amino-acid sequence: MGVRLMVVDDHRLLAEALASALKLRGHRVLAAAAPAAGAADLVVSRAPEVCLLGTAGPAEPGAFDPVVKIKRERPQVAVVVLGPVPSPRGIAAAFAAGASGYVRHDERIEGVERAMMKARAGEAVVAPALLQGAFAELLNPVAQPDDEGQRLLRLLTPREIEVLVRVAEGEDTRLIAAGMGIAPSTARTHVQRVLMKLGVGSRLEAAALAARTGLLDRATTATAPIAPVSRLHER